Proteins found in one Crassostrea angulata isolate pt1a10 chromosome 3, ASM2561291v2, whole genome shotgun sequence genomic segment:
- the LOC128178880 gene encoding protein IMPACT homolog has product MKYNLMIHNLAEEDGENLFVKIPKLIKEHFGINTEFSNIHRNGWNKQDKTRQDKPRSITGKLINFSDKEKILSAQRERKDRTPKLPFFITPQQPIQITENRKKLIEVSNKYKEDNVRTRILGNKLVFQNGTVYRDKVMKPRAEDILLIDDDEKQKTESLEVVSSDPVTEAGNKFTATAAAVNTYANIRAFYKKVVSVPDCARADHNILVYRFRDKSGLIHEDYQDDGEYGAGRKILGALRDNNIENAAVVVTRLFAKHVGLRRFSIMENVAIDALRKLSD; this is encoded by the coding sequence ATGAAATACAACCTCATGATCCACAATTTAGCAGAGGAAGACGGAGAGAACCTCTTTGTCAAAATACCAAAACTAATAAAAGAACACTTTGGAATAAATACCGAATTCAGCAACATCCACAGGAATGGTTGGAACAAACAAGACAAGACAAGACAAGACAAGCCACGCTCTATCACAGGCAAACTCATTAACTTTTCTGATAAAGAGAAAATTTTGAGCGCACAACGAGAGAGGAAAGACAGAACCCCGAAACTGCCATTTTTCATAACCCCACAACAACCCATTCAAATAACTGAAAACCGCAAAAAGTTGATCGAGGTGAGTAACAAGTACAAAGAAGATAACGTCCGCACACGTATCCTGGGAAATAAACTTGTTTTCCAAAACGGAACAGTCTATCGAGACAAAGTCATGAAACCAAGAGCAGAAGACATCCTCCTGATAGACGATGACGAGAAACAGAAGACCGAGTCCCTAGAAGTCGTGAGTAGTGATCCGGTTACTGAAGCAGGTAACAAATTTACCGCAACAGCTGCCGCAGTCAATACTTACGCGAACATCCGAGCCTTCTACAAGAAAGTAGTGAGCGTCCCAGACTGCGCCAGAGCGGATCACAACATTCTTGTGTACCGATTTCGAGATAAATCTGGCCTGATCCACGAGGACTACCAGGATGATGGCGAATACGGCGCTGGTCGCAAAATACTCGGTGCCTTGCGCGACAACAACATAGAGAACGCGGCCGTCGTTGTCACTAGACTCTTTGCAAAACACGTTGGATTGCGGCGCTTCTCCATTATGGAAAATGTAGCGATTGATGCACTGCGCAAACTGAGTGATTAA
- the LOC128176807 gene encoding uncharacterized protein LOC128176807 — protein MALENITEEIERIEAELEELNRTTFEHSMKLREDIKQQTSTPAHQTVRKSDSGIMSEGPTEIRFKRREYNQMYDPEYPEDLDLTASPRFREKNRIEVRENEPRITVRRQRPLEAPTERDEGGYKNPGTSFKKPSNYIKPATFDGSASWLDYKSHFEACAALNGWTDREKGLYLAVSLRGNAQGVLGNLAGELGRNYNELVRALEDRFAPANQTELYRVQLRERRQKATETLPELGQTIRRLAHLAYPTAPNDVRETLAKEQFIDALVDADMRLRIKQARPQSLNDAIRLAVELEAFIKSDFGRIEQKSHLRVANGDSSRNDDADNTDELTKCLKSLQSSLNDLKSEIREMRKPDDSRRSAQNGSKQRHLPKTIKCYNCHEEGHISRQCPSKQKNRKRPVESNYGPKAPRPASVSAAKTRPEEEVKQPSVAFNRPSEAGMYAVVCIGGTEIKMLVDTGATVTLLSERAYNKVQQSNDTSAIDKVKQEIMTAEGRSLKVLGKIVANIQLGDREYLSQIVISDITVDGIIGLDFMTEHKCSLDIPNKVLSIGGKKHSLLLEGTLGCYRVVASESFVVPARSEIITTCARRGKLSQWFGDRRAKGLFDYDK, from the coding sequence atggcATTGGAAAATATTACCGAGGAAATAGAGAGAATTGAAGCGGAGCTTGAGGAGCTTAACAGGACGACGTTTGAACACTCGATGAAACTTAGAGAGGATATAAAACAGCAGACCTCGACTCCAGCACATCAAACTGTTCGGAAAAGCGACTCTGGAATTATGTCTGAAGGTCCAACAGAAATCAGATTCAAAAGAAGAGAATATAACCAAATGTATGACCCTGAATATCCAGAGGATCTCGATTTAACGGCATCGCCGAGGTTTCGTGAGAAGAATCGAATAGAAGTAAGGGAAAATGAACCGCGAATTACTGTCAGGCGACAACGACCGCTTGAAGCGCCCACAGAAAGAGATGAGGGAGGATATAAAAATCCCGGTACTTCTTTTAAGAAGCCATCCAACTATATAAAGCCAGCGACTTTTGATGGCAGCGCTTCGTGGCTAGATTACAAATCGCATTTTGAAGCGTGTGCAGCCTTGAATGGGTGGACAGACAGGGAAAAAGGTCTCTACTTAGCAGTGTCCTTAAGAGGAAACGCCCAGGGAGTGTTAGGCAACCTTGCTGGCGAATTAGGTAGAAACTACAATGAACTTGTAAGGGCTTTAGAGGATCGCTTTGCACCTGCAAATCAAACAGAGCTATATAGAGTTCAATTGAGAGAACGTAGACAGAAAGCAACAGAGACGCTCCCAGAATTGGGCCAGACAATAAGGAGATTGGCACATTTAGCTTATCCAACGGCACCGAATGACGTGAGGGAAACGCTCGCAAAGGAACAATTCATTGATGCTTTGGTGGATGCGGATATGCGCCTTAGAATCAAACAGGCCAGACCACAGAGTCTAAACGATGCAATAAGGCTTGCAGTAGAGTTAGAGGCTTTCATAAAGTCAGATTTCGGGAGAATAGAACAGAAGTCACACTTGCGTGTGGCTAATGGTGACTCCTCCAGAAATGATGATGCCGACAACACCGATGAATTGACGAAGTGTCTAAAAAGCTTACAGAGCTCTTTGAATGATCTAAAATCAGAAATACGAGAGATGAGAAAGCCTGATGATTCAAGGCGATCAGCCCAAAATGGCAGTAAGCAAAGACACTTGccgaaaacaataaaatgttacaatTGCCATGAAGAAGGACACATAAGCAGACAATGTCCATCAAAGCAAAAGAATAGAAAACGTCCAGTAGAAAGCAACTATGGTCCTAAAGCGCCACGTCCTGCATCAGTTAGTGCAGCAAAAACTAGACCAGAGGAAGAAGTTAAGCAACCTTCAGTGGCATTTAATAGACCGAGTGAGGCCGGAATGTATGCCGTTGTCTGCATAGGCGGAACTGAGATAAAAATGTTGGTAGATACAGGAGCAACTGTTACTTTGCTTTCGGAGAGAGCTTATAACAAAGTTCAACAATCAAATGACACCTCTGCTATAGACAAAGTAAAGCAAGAGATTATGACCGCTGAAGGCAGATCTTTGAAGGTGTTAGGAAAGATCGTGGCCAATATTCAATTGGGTGATAGGGAATATCTTTCACAAATAGTAATATCAGACATTACTGTGGATGGAATCATTGGCTTAGATTTCATGACTGAACATAAATGTTCGTTAGATATACCTAACAAGGTATTAAGCATCGGCGGAAAGAAACACTCGTTGTTGCTCGAAGGTACGCTAGGATGTTACAGAGTTGTTGCTTCAGAATCGTTCGTTGTTCCAGCTAGAAGTGAAATCATCACAACTTGTGCCAGACGGGGTAAACTTTCGCAGTGGTTTGGGGATCGTAGAGCCAAGGGACTGTTTGATTACGACAAATAG